ATCATCAACCACCAAAATCCTTGGCTGGTCTCTCATGGCGTCGGCATGAATTTCGAGACGATCAGTTCCGTATTCAAGGGCGTAATCAATTCCATACACCTTGCCGGGTAGTTTCCCTGGTTTGCGAACTGGAACGAACCCAAGTTTCTTATGCGTTGCCAAGCCCATTCCCACGATGAAACCCCTGGCTTCAATTCCCACAATCAGGTCTGGCTTCAACGAATCGCACAGCACACCTAGGCGATCCATCACCTCGGCCCAGCCCAGGGGATCACGCAACATCGGGGAGATGTCTCGGAAGAGAATTCCTGGTTTTGGAAAGTCCGGAATCTCTCTAACCCACTGCTGCAACTGCGGTTTAGTCATGTGCTCAAAAATGCTCGAAAATTGTCTAGTGACCACTCATTCCAAAAATTGAATTTCGAGGTCGTCAACGCCAATTATCCACCAACATAGAATGGCAGATCATGGAAAGTGAGAAGACATTGGTATCTTCAGCTGTGACTTGCTCTTCAAATCAAACAAATGTTAAAGTTTCGCATGAAAAGTTGGAAGTTTTGTAGATAGTGAAAAGTCGTTATCGTCCCGAGATTGATGGCCTACGAGCTTTTGCTGTAGTTGCGGTCATTATCAATCATTTCAATAAGGATATCTTGCCAGGAGGATACCTAGGTGTAGACATTTTCTTCGTGATTTCTGGATATGTTATCACCTCATCTTTGTTTGGACGACCTAGTCATGGTTTTAAGGACTTCATAAGTGGATTTTATGAACGCAGGATTAAGAGATTGGTTCCAGCCCTTTCAGTTTTTGTACTGATCACAAGCATTATTATTTGTTTGTTCAATCCAGAGCCTCAGGACTCTCTTCAAACTGGACTAGCCTCACTATTTGGTTGGTCAAATTTTAGTCTCTTTTTTCAATCAACTGATTACTTTGCGTATTCAACCGAACTCAATGTCTTTACTCATACGTGGTCACTCGGTGTTGAAGAGCAGTTTTACATCTTGTTTCCATTTTTGATTTGGTTTTCAGGCTTTGGGCGACAAACACAACATGGTTCTCGCAATTTATTTCTGTTAGTGGGATCATTGTCGATTGCGTCAGTGATTGGGTTTCTTTATTTATATTCCACTAATCAACCAGCGGCATATTTTTTGATGCCATCAAGATTCTGGGAGATGGCAGCAGGTTGTCTGATCTTTCTTGGATTCCAAAAACGGGCAGCCATCGAACGATTTCTTGAGAACGTGCCACCGTTTCTTGTGCTGGCATTGATTTTGGGTGTGATGTATTTACCGATGTCATGGTCAGCAGGTTCAACTATCGCAGTAGTTGCACTTTCGTCAATTCTCCTTGCTTCCTTGAAGAAGCAGACAGCAGCATTCAAGGTCTTCACTCATTCCAAGGTTGTATACATAGGTTTAATCTCATATTCTCTTTATCTGTGGCACTGGGGTGTGCTTTCCGTCAGTCGTTGGACAATTGGTATCCACTGGTGGTCAGTGCCAATCCAGGTCTCGCTGATGTTTGGTTTAGCGGTTGCTTCATATCGATGGGTTGAAACACCATTTCGTAATGCCAAATGGTTTGGTAATCGTTTGTACACGATACTGTCTGGTGGAGCAATTCTTTTGGCTTCATCACTGGTAATCTTGTCTGTGAAAAACTCAATATTCTCTTATTTGTATTTGAAGTCTGAGGATTTTGAACGTTTGCAATCTCAAGATAAAGAAGTTCATGTTTCCCTTGGTAAATGTATTGCTCATAAGGGGTTAAGTGCTGATGATGTGAATTTGATCTTTGAAAGTTGCAAGAGTTCAAGCTTTCGTGAATTTCCTGATCAAGCAACATTAGCTTTTGTGGGCGACAGTCATGCGTTGAATTTATTTAAGGGCAGTAATATATTTCCTTCTAATGGCTTTCGTCTGATTAGCTATTTTCATGCAGGATGCCCATTTCCTTATCCAAGGTATGGTATAAAAAATTCACGTTGTGGTGATTTTCTTGAAAATGCACAGCGCTCTCTTATGTTTGATTTGGGTTCTGGTGATTATATTGTTGTTTTCAATTATCATTTAAGTCATCTAGGTGGGAATCAGTTTGGGGATGTAAGGCATAATTTGTTTGACGACAAAAATAACCTTACGGATTCATTTGAGGCTAAGTTTCAAATTTTCTCCACTTCGCTCAAGGAATTTGCTGCTATTGCCGCGTCCAAGGGAATTACTATTTTTCTTGTGGGAAGCCCTCACAGGCTGATTGGGTATGATCCGAGGATCTCAAAGCAGCAGCTTGGAATTAATTTTGGATCTGTGGCAAATATAAAAGTTCAAGAACTATATGCAAAAAAGTTGAATAAAAAATTCAAATCATTCACTGGTACTGTCGATAATATTGTTTTTGTTGATCCATTGGAGCCTTTGAGCAATTGCTCTTCTTCGCTTGCTAGCTTCTCTCTGTGCTACATGGACTCCGACCATTTGTCTTATTCGAGTGCTGCTAAGATTAATAATGTTATTTACGATCAAATTGCTAAATAGTATTAAAATCGTTGCTGCTTTGAAGGCCTGTTTCTTTTTTGATGGTTATCTTTTTCTTTTTGGATTCTGTTTCGTGGGTAATCTGTAGATGATTTCTATTTCGCTTCTTGGTTATGTGAAATTCCCGTGTGTTCTATGCTCTTTCAGTTTATTTGTTTTGTCTAGAAGCGTGACTTTTTGACCTATTCGATTTTTGGCCTCTCCTTGGAGTGAGTTTCTGGCGGAGGTTTTCTCAGTCTTGAATATTGATTATTGCTGTTGGTTGTATTTGAATGCTTTAGGTGCGCCTTCTGACGTCTTTTGCTTGTTGAGGTTTTCGTATCAGCCTCAGCTTGTTGGCTTTTGATTGTTGTTAAATCGCATTGTAGAGTTTTACGAAACGCTTTGAATATTTTCCTGTCAACGAATTGTTCAAAAATCCTGTTCAATTTTTTGGCTAAGCCTAGTGTTTGAGTTTTTCCAGGCTGTGCCTAAAGTTCCGTTCTGCTAAGGATTTTGCATCCTCAGATTCACTCTAACGTCACAATGAAGATCCGTGGACGCATGCCTGTAAGACTTGAACCTCATCATCGCAGATATGGCTAGGGATCCTCTTGAGTTGTGTTGCCCCCTCCGCAGCGTGTGGTTGCTGATCCGCTCTGATTCATTCCTCAGACTCATGAAACGATTTGAATTCGAGTTTAGATCTAAGTTTTTTAGCTTCTCTAAACCATCTTTTGGCTCGACTGTCAGTGGAAAGTTTGTTGGCATGGTTTGCCTATGACATTCATTTTTTTCTGATTGATGGGTGGTGATATTCCACGTTTTTAATTGTTTATCTGTGCCTCAATCCGGCAATGCGTGCTTCGTCTTATGCGTCACAATCCCCTGCTGTTGTCTCCCTCAGTTCTTGCTTGGCCCAGATCTTGTGTCAATTTCAGCTGTAGCCACCTTTCCCTTGAAAGAATTGTTTAAAGCCTTAGGGTTAGTTGTCTAGATAAGGTCAATCATTGTTGGTTGCTAACGAGCAGGCTGCTTTCCGCCTTCCATGCTCGTGTGTTAGCACTGCAGCCATCCTTGTTTTGATTGAAGTCGAAGCGGTATGACTCGAGTCGGTACGCCACCAAGCCATGACTGAAGCAACGGTCACTCCTCCCCAAGACGCGTCTTTGCCAACTGTTGTGTTGGGTCGTCGTGGGATGGAGCGCCTCGATCTCCTTTTGCTCACTGTGGAGTCCTTGGATTTCAATGGTGGTGAGGCGATGCTTTGGGCTACCCAACAACTCGGCTTCGAAACTCTTTTCCCTAATCGAGTGGAGCTTTGGAAGCGTCGATGCCATAACCCGCTTCGACGCTCCACCCGTCGTGGAAGACTTGGATCGGCAGAAACAGAGGCTCTAATCAGGCTGCTCTGCGCTATGGCTGATCGGCTTTATCCGATGCTTCACCAACTTCTGTCGAGTCGTGAACCCGCTGACCTCAGTAAACAGCGCTGGGCCTTGGTTGACCAACGCTTGAGTGAGTTGATTGCTGAGCGTTTCAATCTTCGGAGGGGTGCAGTGCAACGCTTGCTCAGTACTGATCATTCTGCGTCGATACAACGGCAACTTGTTTTGACCCTGGCTCTGGCTGCAGGTCCCGGTGGGGTTGATCGCCTTCGCGCCAGTCTTCTCGACCCAACACCCTGATGACTTCGATGCTCAAACTCTCCTATCGCTACGACCAAACGGCGGCCAGATTAGAGGTGGATGGACTTCCTGACTTTTCGTCTGGGCATGGCGAAGGCGTGATTGGGATTCTGTCTGCTTGGCGTCTTCAATTGGTCGGTGCTCCTGAACTTGAGGGGAAACGCGATCACCTCGAAGCCTTGATGGCTGTTGTGTTCCCCTATTCACGTCATCAAATCTCAGGGGTTT
The window above is part of the Synechococcus sp. WH 8020 genome. Proteins encoded here:
- a CDS encoding acyltransferase family protein, with amino-acid sequence MKSRYRPEIDGLRAFAVVAVIINHFNKDILPGGYLGVDIFFVISGYVITSSLFGRPSHGFKDFISGFYERRIKRLVPALSVFVLITSIIICLFNPEPQDSLQTGLASLFGWSNFSLFFQSTDYFAYSTELNVFTHTWSLGVEEQFYILFPFLIWFSGFGRQTQHGSRNLFLLVGSLSIASVIGFLYLYSTNQPAAYFLMPSRFWEMAAGCLIFLGFQKRAAIERFLENVPPFLVLALILGVMYLPMSWSAGSTIAVVALSSILLASLKKQTAAFKVFTHSKVVYIGLISYSLYLWHWGVLSVSRWTIGIHWWSVPIQVSLMFGLAVASYRWVETPFRNAKWFGNRLYTILSGGAILLASSLVILSVKNSIFSYLYLKSEDFERLQSQDKEVHVSLGKCIAHKGLSADDVNLIFESCKSSSFREFPDQATLAFVGDSHALNLFKGSNIFPSNGFRLISYFHAGCPFPYPRYGIKNSRCGDFLENAQRSLMFDLGSGDYIVVFNYHLSHLGGNQFGDVRHNLFDDKNNLTDSFEAKFQIFSTSLKEFAAIAASKGITIFLVGSPHRLIGYDPRISKQQLGINFGSVANIKVQELYAKKLNKKFKSFTGTVDNIVFVDPLEPLSNCSSSLASFSLCYMDSDHLSYSSAAKINNVIYDQIAK
- a CDS encoding DUF3038 domain-containing protein translates to MTEATVTPPQDASLPTVVLGRRGMERLDLLLLTVESLDFNGGEAMLWATQQLGFETLFPNRVELWKRRCHNPLRRSTRRGRLGSAETEALIRLLCAMADRLYPMLHQLLSSREPADLSKQRWALVDQRLSELIAERFNLRRGAVQRLLSTDHSASIQRQLVLTLALAAGPGGVDRLRASLLDPTP
- a CDS encoding adenine phosphoribosyltransferase gives rise to the protein MTKPQLQQWVREIPDFPKPGILFRDISPMLRDPLGWAEVMDRLGVLCDSLKPDLIVGIEARGFIVGMGLATHKKLGFVPVRKPGKLPGKVYGIDYALEYGTDRLEIHADAMRDQPRILVVDDLLATGGTAAATADLVKQAGGQLVGCAFIVELTDLKGRGRLPDDIQVESLIHYS